The following proteins are co-located in the Megalobrama amblycephala isolate DHTTF-2021 linkage group LG12, ASM1881202v1, whole genome shotgun sequence genome:
- the LOC125279579 gene encoding uncharacterized protein LOC125279579: MASKKVCNIKTHWTSSMEEKLVELWQEYECLYNVSSKEYHNRSDKERSWAAIAKTLNVSVTEVKLRTCSLRTQYSRLLKPRPSGSGATALTAKQTWILKSLNFLKTHITPRLSETSLDPSIKEFMEDEESDDTTLDQDTLPEETNDLTFEQENILQPSPPLFKKDTYTSKITKNRELKGSDIELQKLSVLKQMANVVQNTNNDSFNLFGQQIAEELRKIKDNMVQTRLKRNIMNMIYDAQESEIYTQPQHATTSHTSSKYPAGYPTYPSPSQPPAGYYTSQQPPHQHSNVAQQRQHLTFSMLGDLEE, from the exons ATGGCGTCAAAAAAAGTTTGCAACATTAAAACACACTGGACAAGCAGTATGGAAGAGAAACTGGTTGAACTTTGGCAAGAGTATGAATGTCTGTATAACGTATCTTCGAAGGAATACCACAATAGAAGTGATAAGGAAAGAAGCTGGGCTGCCATTGCGAAAACTTTGAACGTATCAG TCACTGAGGTGAAATTAAGGACTTGCTCCTTAAGGACCCAATACAGCAGGCTGCTAAAACCAAGGCCTAGTGGAAGTGGTGCAACAGCATTAACAGCCAAGCAAACCTGGATCCTTAAGTCTCTGAATTTTCTTAAAACCCATATAACTCCACGCCTGAGTGAGACAAGT CTTGATCCATCAATTAAGGAGTTCATGGAGGATGAAGAGTCAGATGACACCACCCTTGATCAAGATACGCTGCCAGAAGAAACCAATGACCTTACTTTTGAACAAGAAAACATACTGCAACCAAGCCCCCCTCTGTTTAAAAAGGACACATACACATCAAAGATCACCAAAAATAGAGAATTAAAAGGCAGTGATATTGAACTTCAAAAACTGTCTGTCTTGAAACAAATGGCTAATGTTGTTcaaaacacaaacaatgattcatttaatttgtttggacAACAGATTGCTGAAGAACTGAGAAAAATTAAAGACAACATGGTCCAGACAAGACTGAAAAGAAACATCATGAACATGATTTATGATGCCCAAGAATCTGAAATATACACCCAACCACAACATGCAACCACATCACACACATCCTCAAAATATCCAGCTGGGTACCCAACATACCCATCTCCATCACAGCCACCTGCTGGGTATTACACATCACAACAGCCCCCACACCAACACTCTAATGTAGCACAGCAAAGGCAACATCTAACATTTTCAATGCTTGGTGATTTGGAGGAgtag
- the LOC125279578 gene encoding uncharacterized protein LOC125279578, with translation MDVNKQLALFICSYVCAEKKPKKRGKTRRIWARSWLERQHGLCSLQREFEMEDHEGFRNMFRMRMNDFNLLLEKVEPHLSRQDTRLRLAIPVKDRLAVTLRFLATGETYKSLSFQFRMGASTVSRIVAETCEALHLVLKEDYLKTPRTEAEWLDIAKGFEEKWQFPHCLGSLDGKHIYIQPPPHSGSTFRNYKCRFSVLLMAAVDANCNFIYVNVGTQGRVSDAGLFATSDLKRALDNDLLNIPPPAPLPNSDVQFPFVFVGDEAYPLRLDLMKPFPHRQLEMDQRVFNYRLSRARRVVENAFGILANRWRVFRSTIMLSPDKVTKLTMAAVCLHNFLGDCGSESPPPPELADRETAEGGFAAGEWRGQRSGALHPRREGIRNASHHAKQLRNVLKDYFMSTGYVPWQDKYA, from the exons ATGgatgtaaacaaacagctgGCGCTCTTCATCTGCAGCTATGTTTGTGCggaaaaaaaaccaaaaaaaagaggaaaaacgcGCAGGATATGGGCGAGGTCCTGGCTGGAGAGGCAACATGGACTTTGTTCTCTACAGAGAGAATTTGAG ATGGAGGACCATGAAGGGTTCAGGAATATGTTCAGAATGAGAATGAATGACTTCAATCTACTTTTGGAAAAAGTGGAGCCTCACCTTTCACGTCAGGACACCAGACTAAGGCTAGCAATCCCTGTGAAGGATAGGCTTGCTGTAACTCTGCGCTTCTTGGCAACTG GTGAAACCTATAAGTCCCTCAGTTTCCAGTTCAGGATGGGGGCCAGCACTGTATCCAGGATTGTTGCAGAGACTTGTGAAGCCCTACATCTTGTTTTAAAAGAAGATTATCTAAAG ACACCCAGGACTGAGGCAGAGTGGCTGGACATTGCCAAAGGGTTTGAAGAAAAATGGCAGTTTCCTCATTGCTTGGGATCCCTGGATGGCAAGCACATTTATATTCAGCCACCTCCACACAGTGGCAGCACATTTAGAAATTACAAATGCAGATTTTCTGTTCTTCTAATGGCTGCAGTTGACGCCAACTGTAATTTCATTTATGTGAATGTGGGCACACAGGGAAGAGTTTCAGATGCAGGTCTGTTTGCCACCTCAGACCTTAAAAGGGCATTAGACAATGACCTGCTGAATATCCCACCCCCAGCGCCACTGCCCAATTCCGATGTCCAGTTTCCCTTTGTGTTTGTGGGCGATGAGGCTTACCCGCTCCGCTTGGATTTAATGAAGCCTTTCCCACATCGACAGCTAGAGATGGACCAGCGAGTTTTCAACTACCGCCTTTCGCGGGCACGAAGGGTTGTAGAGAATGCCTTTGGCATCCTTGCCAACCGGTGGCGAGTGTTCAGGTCAACAATCATGTTATCACCAGACAAAGTGACCAAATTAACTATGGCAGCTGTCTGCCTCCACAATTTCTTAGGAGATTGTGGATCTGAGTCACCCCCCCCACCAGAACTGGCAGATAGGGAAACTGCAGAAGGAGGATTTGCAGCAGGAGAGTGGAGAGGGCAAAGATCGGGAGCACTGCACCCTAGAAGAGAAGGAATACGCAATGCCAGCCATCATGCCAAACAGTTGAGAAATGTCCTTAAAGACTACTTTATGTCCACAGGATATGTGCCATGGCAAGACAAATATGCTTAA